The genomic stretch CCGCTCTCTTCCCAAGAGAGTCCGTCGAGCCGACGTCCATCGAGGATCTCGACTTCGCGCGCCTGCACGTCGGTCGCGGTCACGTAGTTCATCGCGGCGCGGCAGTAGTGGCTCACGGGCCCTGGGGTAGCACTTCGATCTGGGAGAAACCGCACGAGCGGCCGGGGACCCGTCCGCAGGGCGCCGCGGGTCCAGGTGCTCGCGGAGTCAGGATGCGAGCTGTAGCAGCCCGGCGCCGAGGTTGATCAGGGTCTCGACCGCGTCGACGACGAAGATCGTCAGCATCGGCCCGGAGAGCACGGGCCAGTAGGCTTCGCCCTGCCGCTCCCCGTTTCGGAGTACCGGGACGTTGAAGTAGAACTGGGAGAAGTGGGCCGCGGCGAGGACGAACAGCACGATCGCGCGCTCGCCCGGTGCCGTGAAGAGCGCGCTGCCGGTCAGGGCGAGACCCAGTAGGACGAGCGACATCAGCGCGAAGGCGGCATTGAAGCCACCGAGGAACCGAACGCCGGCCGCGTAGGTCTTGAAGATCGGCGAGTCGCGCTGCGACTTCGCGACCATCGCCTTGGCGGCGGTTTCGGGCTGGTAGCTGAAGTAGCGAAACCCCATCGTGAACCAGACGAGGCTGGCGCCGAGGGCGGCGACGTAGGCTCCGTGGGCGATCATCCGCGGGACTCCGAAAGGGCGCCAGTGGCTTGCGCCTGGCCGGGCGCTGAAGCAGGTTGGTTCAATATTGAAATAATTAGTTCAAGATTGAATCAATGGCAAAGCCCCGCTCTCCTCGGATCTTTCACCAGCTGCATCGCGCCCACGGAGCGCTCTTCCGGGCGCTCGACAGACGCCTGCGCGACAGCGAGGGAATCGCCACGGCGCATCAGGTGATCCTCTTCGCGCTGGCGGAACAGGATGGCCTGCCGAGCTCGGAGGTCGCCCGACGTGCGGGGCACAGCAAGTCGCGGCTCACCGGTCTGGTCGACACCCTCGAGGCGCAGGGTCTGGTCGAGCGCCGCACCTCGGAGGAGGACGGTCGCGTCCAGCTCCTCCACGCGACTCGAGCCGGGCGGGCGCTGATCGCGCGCACCGTGTCCCAGACGAAGGCCCTCAACACCGCGCTGCTCGCGCCCTTCGATCGGAAGGAGCAGGAGACCATCGGGGCCTTCCTCGAGCACGTCCGCAACGAAGCGGAGAAGCTCTAGCGAGGGCAGCCGGAGCGGTCACCCGCTCTAGCGAACGGGACTCTGAATCGCGTCGGCCAACGCGTCGGCGAAGGCACGCACCCGCCGCGGTTGGCTGCGGCCCGGCGGGAAGACCATCTGCAACGGCAGGGTCATCGCCGGACAGTCTTCGAGCAATCGCACGAGCCGGCCAGCCTCGAGGTCGTCCCGGACGTCGAGCTCGGACTTCCATACGATGCCGTGACCGGCGACGGCCCACTCGCGGACGAGCGCGCTGTCGTTGGCGATACGGTCGCCGTGCACCGTCACGCGGAGCTCCTTCCGCTTCACGCGAAAGCGCCAGACGTTGTCGAGGTGCGATCCGAATCGCATCGCGATGCAGTTGTGTTCCGCGAGGTCGGTGGGCTTCTTCGGTGCCCCATGCGCCTCGACGTAGCGAGGAGCGGCACAAACGACACGCGCGTGTTCGCCGAGCTTTCGGACGCGGAGAGTGCTGTCGGCCAGGTTTCCGAAGCGCACTGCGAGATCGATTCCGTCGTCGATCACGTTCAGGTAACCGTCCGACAGGAGCAGCTCGATCGAGATCGTCGGGTGTTCGCGCAAGAACGCGTCGACGACGGGCGCCACGATCGACCGCCCCAGATCGAGCGGTGCCCCGATACGGATGCGGCCCGAGAGGGTCTCGGCGCCGCGGCGAACCCGGTTCTCGAGTTCGCCCGCCTCTTCGAGGAGGAGCCGCGCGCCCTCGGCGAGCGTTCGCCCCTCGTCGGTGAGCCCGATCGTGCGCGTGGTGCGATGCAGCAGCGAGGCCCCGAAACGGGCTTCGAGCGACGCAAGACGCTCGGACACCGTCGTCGCCGAGAGCCCCAGTTCCCGGCCGGCGGCCGCCATGCTGCCCTTCTCCACGATCGTGAGAAACAGGTCCAGATGATCGAGATTCATTGTCCGTAAATTCCGGATTATGAGTTCGAAATATGACCCATTTTCTGGGTGGATCAAATGGCCGAAATTGCGCCCATCGCGGGACGAGCGACGCGAGCCCTGCCCGGGCGCACGGCACCGCCCGCCGTCGGATCCACCCCATCACTCGGAGACTCACCATGGCGTACGACGACTTCACCACCTTCCGCGTCGAGACCGGGAGCGGCATCGCCTGGGTCACGT from Myxococcota bacterium encodes the following:
- a CDS encoding MarR family winged helix-turn-helix transcriptional regulator, translated to MAKPRSPRIFHQLHRAHGALFRALDRRLRDSEGIATAHQVILFALAEQDGLPSSEVARRAGHSKSRLTGLVDTLEAQGLVERRTSEEDGRVQLLHATRAGRALIARTVSQTKALNTALLAPFDRKEQETIGAFLEHVRNEAEKL
- a CDS encoding LysR family transcriptional regulator, whose protein sequence is MNLDHLDLFLTIVEKGSMAAAGRELGLSATTVSERLASLEARFGASLLHRTTRTIGLTDEGRTLAEGARLLLEEAGELENRVRRGAETLSGRIRIGAPLDLGRSIVAPVVDAFLREHPTISIELLLSDGYLNVIDDGIDLAVRFGNLADSTLRVRKLGEHARVVCAAPRYVEAHGAPKKPTDLAEHNCIAMRFGSHLDNVWRFRVKRKELRVTVHGDRIANDSALVREWAVAGHGIVWKSELDVRDDLEAGRLVRLLEDCPAMTLPLQMVFPPGRSQPRRVRAFADALADAIQSPVR